One region of Lampris incognitus isolate fLamInc1 chromosome 4, fLamInc1.hap2, whole genome shotgun sequence genomic DNA includes:
- the sirt3 gene encoding NAD-dependent protein deacetylase sirtuin-3, mitochondrial isoform X1, which yields MTSSILPFSCRLCSYRSLTSRTSGGPWNICASAKEQEPRAAGLYRRSFCPGQSSAAAPKQALLSGPWWNGVRGLFGGGGGAVDRQQTLEDIAENIRELKCRRVVVMAGAGISTPSGIPDFRSPGSGLYDNLQQYDLPYAEAIFEIDFFHHNPKPFFALAKELYPGNYQPNLAHYFVRLLHDKGQLLRMYTQNIDGLERLAGIPPEMLVEAHGTFATATCTVCRRNYEGEDLRPDVIRGTVPKCPTCKGVVKPDIVFFGEQLPQNFLKYMRDFPLADLLIIMGTSLEVEPFASLAGAVRGSVPRLLINRDLVGPFGLGATRPNDVVQLGDVVSGVQALADALGWTRELGTLMAAGTGKVAGPTED from the exons ATGACCTCGTCCATACTCCCGTTCAGCTGCAGACTGTGTTCATATCGCAGCCTAACCTCTAGAACTTCAGGGGGACCATGGAATATTTGCGCTTCTGCAAAAG AGCAAGAACCAAGAGCTGCAGGCTTGTATCGGAGGAGCTTTTGTCCAGGTCAAAGTTCAGCAGCTGCTCCAAAACAAGCTCTTCTCAG CGGCCCTTGGTGGAATGGCGTCCGTGGCTTgtttggcggcggcggcggtgccgTTGACAGGCAGCAGACTCTGGAGGACATCGCCGAAAACATCCGAGAGTTGAAGTGCAGGCGGGTGGTGGTGATGGCCGGAGCGGGGATCAGCACGCCGAGCGGCATCCCAGACTTCAG GTCCCCAGGCAGCGGCCTGTACGACAACCTGCAGCAGTATGACCTGCCCTACGCCGAGGCCATATTCGAGATCGACTTTTTCCACCACAACCCGAAACCCTTCTTCGCCCTGGCCAAGGAGCTGTACCCGGGGAACTACCAACCCAACCTGGCGCACTACTTTGTCCGTCTGCTTCACGACAAGGGTCAACTTCTCAGGATGTACACACAGAATATCGACGGCTTGGAGAGAT TGGCAGGGATTCCTCCTGAGATGTTGGTGGAGGCCCATGGCACATTCGCCACCGCTACCTGCACCGTCTGCCGAAGGAACTACGAGGGCGAGGACCTCCGC CCAGATGTGATTAGGGGGACGGTGCCCAAGTGCCCGACCTGTAAAGGAGTGGTGAAGCCCGATATCGTCTTTTTCGGAGAGCAGCTCCCGCAGAACTTCCTCAAGTACATGAGGGACTTCCCTCTGGCTGACCTGCTGATCATCATGGGGACCTCACTGGAG GTGGAGCCATTTGCCAGTCTGGCAGGAGCTGTGCGTGGATCTGTACCTCGCCTCCTCATAAACAGGGACCTGGTCGGACCCTTTGGGTTGGGAGCCACCCGGCCGAATGACGTGGTTCAGCTGGGGGACGTGGTCAGTGGCGTGCAGGCCCTGGCCGATGCCCTCGGTTGGACTCGGGAGCTGGGGACCCTGATGGCTGCCGGCACTGGAAAG GTGGCGGGGCCCACAGAAGACTGA
- the sirt3 gene encoding NAD-dependent protein deacetylase sirtuin-3, mitochondrial isoform X2 codes for MHGWRKTPLTSTSCAEEITSTTGPDGPWWNGVRGLFGGGGGAVDRQQTLEDIAENIRELKCRRVVVMAGAGISTPSGIPDFRSPGSGLYDNLQQYDLPYAEAIFEIDFFHHNPKPFFALAKELYPGNYQPNLAHYFVRLLHDKGQLLRMYTQNIDGLERLAGIPPEMLVEAHGTFATATCTVCRRNYEGEDLRPDVIRGTVPKCPTCKGVVKPDIVFFGEQLPQNFLKYMRDFPLADLLIIMGTSLEVEPFASLAGAVRGSVPRLLINRDLVGPFGLGATRPNDVVQLGDVVSGVQALADALGWTRELGTLMAAGTGKVAGPTED; via the exons ATGCACGGTTGGAGGAAAACCCCGCTTACAAGCACAAGCTGTGCAGAAGAAATCACGTCGACCACGGGACCAGA CGGCCCTTGGTGGAATGGCGTCCGTGGCTTgtttggcggcggcggcggtgccgTTGACAGGCAGCAGACTCTGGAGGACATCGCCGAAAACATCCGAGAGTTGAAGTGCAGGCGGGTGGTGGTGATGGCCGGAGCGGGGATCAGCACGCCGAGCGGCATCCCAGACTTCAG GTCCCCAGGCAGCGGCCTGTACGACAACCTGCAGCAGTATGACCTGCCCTACGCCGAGGCCATATTCGAGATCGACTTTTTCCACCACAACCCGAAACCCTTCTTCGCCCTGGCCAAGGAGCTGTACCCGGGGAACTACCAACCCAACCTGGCGCACTACTTTGTCCGTCTGCTTCACGACAAGGGTCAACTTCTCAGGATGTACACACAGAATATCGACGGCTTGGAGAGAT TGGCAGGGATTCCTCCTGAGATGTTGGTGGAGGCCCATGGCACATTCGCCACCGCTACCTGCACCGTCTGCCGAAGGAACTACGAGGGCGAGGACCTCCGC CCAGATGTGATTAGGGGGACGGTGCCCAAGTGCCCGACCTGTAAAGGAGTGGTGAAGCCCGATATCGTCTTTTTCGGAGAGCAGCTCCCGCAGAACTTCCTCAAGTACATGAGGGACTTCCCTCTGGCTGACCTGCTGATCATCATGGGGACCTCACTGGAG GTGGAGCCATTTGCCAGTCTGGCAGGAGCTGTGCGTGGATCTGTACCTCGCCTCCTCATAAACAGGGACCTGGTCGGACCCTTTGGGTTGGGAGCCACCCGGCCGAATGACGTGGTTCAGCTGGGGGACGTGGTCAGTGGCGTGCAGGCCCTGGCCGATGCCCTCGGTTGGACTCGGGAGCTGGGGACCCTGATGGCTGCCGGCACTGGAAAG GTGGCGGGGCCCACAGAAGACTGA
- the sirt3 gene encoding NAD-dependent protein deacetylase sirtuin-3, mitochondrial isoform X3: protein MYTQNIDGLERLAGIPPEMLVEAHGTFATATCTVCRRNYEGEDLRPDVIRGTVPKCPTCKGVVKPDIVFFGEQLPQNFLKYMRDFPLADLLIIMGTSLEVEPFASLAGAVRGSVPRLLINRDLVGPFGLGATRPNDVVQLGDVVSGVQALADALGWTRELGTLMAAGTGKVAGPTED, encoded by the exons ATGTACACACAGAATATCGACGGCTTGGAGAGAT TGGCAGGGATTCCTCCTGAGATGTTGGTGGAGGCCCATGGCACATTCGCCACCGCTACCTGCACCGTCTGCCGAAGGAACTACGAGGGCGAGGACCTCCGC CCAGATGTGATTAGGGGGACGGTGCCCAAGTGCCCGACCTGTAAAGGAGTGGTGAAGCCCGATATCGTCTTTTTCGGAGAGCAGCTCCCGCAGAACTTCCTCAAGTACATGAGGGACTTCCCTCTGGCTGACCTGCTGATCATCATGGGGACCTCACTGGAG GTGGAGCCATTTGCCAGTCTGGCAGGAGCTGTGCGTGGATCTGTACCTCGCCTCCTCATAAACAGGGACCTGGTCGGACCCTTTGGGTTGGGAGCCACCCGGCCGAATGACGTGGTTCAGCTGGGGGACGTGGTCAGTGGCGTGCAGGCCCTGGCCGATGCCCTCGGTTGGACTCGGGAGCTGGGGACCCTGATGGCTGCCGGCACTGGAAAG GTGGCGGGGCCCACAGAAGACTGA